The Salipiger profundus genome has a segment encoding these proteins:
- the mntR gene encoding manganese-binding transcriptional regulator MntR, with translation MTKLQSQGREPFEAVDRAPEAQADGFATVRQAHESEMAEDYVELIAELIETRGEARPVEIAERLGVKPPTVTKNISRLKAAGLVRREPYRAIFLTDAGQDLAEICRRRHRVVVAFLLSLGIDEETAERDAEGIEHHVSGTTLEAFERRLNQK, from the coding sequence ATGACAAAGCTACAATCACAAGGGCGTGAGCCATTCGAAGCGGTCGACCGGGCTCCCGAGGCGCAGGCCGATGGCTTTGCGACCGTGCGTCAGGCACATGAAAGCGAGATGGCGGAGGATTACGTCGAACTGATCGCGGAACTGATCGAGACGCGCGGGGAGGCCAGACCGGTCGAGATCGCCGAGCGGCTTGGCGTGAAGCCGCCGACCGTGACCAAGAACATCTCGCGGCTCAAGGCTGCTGGTCTGGTCCGGCGGGAGCCATACCGCGCGATATTCCTCACCGATGCCGGGCAGGACCTCGCGGAGATCTGTCGACGCCGCCACAGGGTCGTCGTCGCCTTTCTTCTGAGCCTGGGAATCGACGAAGAGACCGCGGAACGCGATGCGGAAGGGATCGAGCATCACGTCAGCGGGACGACATTGGAGGCGTTCGAGCGACGGCTCAATCAGAAATGA
- a CDS encoding heavy metal translocating P-type ATPase, translating to MSSDGNRNDHGHPGDQEHSDPRGNSCCDASKDVASTAPAPSGGRSFQVSGLDCAEEVAILNRVVGPKVGGTEHLAFDVINGRMTILDSAERIPDDEVTQLVATTGMSAKPWDADNAAEDQAAHLARQKRFTSLSGGFWAAGFLFHIVETGMGGALGLFAGHGEVPMPMVEAGIFAVAILFGVWLVAPKAWSSARRLSPDMNLLMVVAVAGAIGLGEFFEAATVAFFFSLSLYLESWSVGRARNAVSALLDLAPPTARVLYDDGSESDVPAAAVAVNARFIVRGGDRIPLDGEVVDGAGAVDQAPITGESALVPKEPGDEVYAGTINGEGTLTVRATKAASDTVLAKIIRMVGDAHARRAPVEQWVAKFARIYTPIVMALAIAIALVPPLLLGGAWDYWFYNALVLLVIACPCALVISTPVSIVAALTASARAGVLIKGGAYVEAPGRTTALAMDKTGTITMGEPEVAAVHPLVGVSARDLMALAASLEARSSHPLARAILSRAEADGVSVSAAEDTRTVPGRGLEGRADGRAIWLGSDRFAEEKGFGNAIPADLRDRIEGAGSTLVAVGDETGVTGVLELRDRIRPDAKGIVARLHAQGVKTIVMLTGDNERTARAVAAEVGIDEVRAELLPEDKVTAIEELVESHDMVAMIGDGVNDAPAMARAHYAIAMGAVGSDAAIETADIALMTDDIGKVPWLIGHSRRAMTIIHQNIGISLATKALFVGLTAFGMASMWGAIAADVGVSLLVVANALRLLNGHQVEAGPSGGEPVGEQMAKGALAHGH from the coding sequence ATGTCTTCCGACGGCAACCGCAACGATCACGGCCATCCGGGTGATCAAGAGCATTCTGACCCAAGAGGCAACTCCTGTTGCGACGCCAGCAAGGACGTCGCGTCCACGGCGCCAGCGCCGTCTGGCGGAAGGAGCTTTCAGGTCTCCGGGCTCGATTGCGCCGAAGAGGTGGCGATCCTGAACCGGGTTGTCGGGCCGAAAGTGGGCGGAACCGAACACCTGGCATTCGACGTGATCAACGGGCGAATGACCATCCTCGATAGCGCCGAGAGGATACCAGACGACGAAGTCACGCAGTTGGTCGCAACGACCGGCATGAGCGCCAAGCCATGGGATGCCGACAACGCAGCAGAGGACCAGGCGGCGCATCTGGCACGTCAGAAGCGCTTTACCTCGTTGAGCGGCGGCTTCTGGGCGGCGGGATTCCTTTTTCACATTGTCGAGACCGGCATGGGCGGCGCGCTCGGGCTCTTTGCGGGCCATGGCGAGGTGCCTATGCCTATGGTGGAAGCAGGGATCTTCGCCGTCGCGATTCTTTTTGGCGTCTGGCTTGTCGCGCCCAAGGCCTGGTCTTCGGCGCGGAGGCTTAGCCCCGACATGAACCTGCTCATGGTGGTGGCCGTCGCGGGCGCCATCGGCCTCGGCGAGTTTTTTGAGGCCGCGACGGTCGCCTTCTTCTTCTCGCTTTCGCTTTATCTTGAGAGCTGGAGCGTGGGGCGGGCGCGTAATGCGGTTTCCGCGCTCCTCGATCTGGCGCCGCCAACGGCGCGGGTTCTTTACGACGACGGATCTGAATCCGACGTTCCGGCCGCGGCCGTGGCAGTCAATGCAAGGTTTATCGTGCGCGGCGGCGACCGGATCCCCCTCGACGGTGAGGTCGTGGACGGGGCAGGGGCCGTCGATCAGGCCCCAATTACTGGGGAAAGCGCGCTAGTGCCCAAGGAACCAGGCGACGAGGTCTATGCCGGCACGATCAACGGCGAGGGCACACTGACGGTGCGGGCGACGAAGGCCGCCTCGGACACGGTGCTCGCGAAAATCATTCGCATGGTGGGCGATGCCCATGCCCGCCGCGCGCCGGTCGAACAGTGGGTGGCCAAGTTCGCGCGCATCTACACACCCATCGTGATGGCTTTGGCGATCGCCATCGCGCTGGTGCCGCCACTGCTGCTCGGCGGCGCCTGGGACTACTGGTTCTACAATGCTCTGGTCCTTCTGGTCATCGCATGTCCTTGCGCGCTGGTCATTTCTACGCCGGTCTCCATCGTGGCAGCGCTGACCGCGTCGGCACGGGCGGGGGTGCTCATCAAGGGCGGCGCCTATGTCGAGGCGCCGGGGCGGACCACGGCACTGGCGATGGACAAGACCGGGACGATCACCATGGGCGAGCCTGAGGTGGCGGCGGTTCACCCACTGGTCGGCGTTTCCGCACGCGATCTCATGGCGCTGGCAGCAAGCCTGGAGGCGCGGTCTTCACACCCGCTGGCACGCGCCATCCTCTCGCGCGCCGAAGCCGATGGTGTTTCCGTGTCTGCCGCAGAGGACACCCGTACCGTGCCCGGGCGCGGTCTGGAAGGACGCGCCGACGGGCGCGCTATCTGGCTCGGCTCGGATCGCTTCGCCGAAGAGAAGGGGTTCGGCAATGCCATTCCGGCGGATCTGCGGGATCGGATCGAAGGGGCAGGGAGCACCCTCGTTGCCGTGGGTGACGAGACCGGCGTGACCGGCGTACTGGAGCTTCGCGACCGCATCCGCCCAGATGCAAAGGGGATCGTTGCGCGTCTGCATGCGCAGGGTGTGAAGACCATCGTGATGTTGACGGGCGACAACGAACGCACCGCGCGCGCGGTGGCAGCCGAAGTCGGCATCGACGAGGTGCGCGCCGAACTTTTGCCAGAAGACAAGGTGACGGCCATTGAGGAACTCGTCGAAAGCCACGACATGGTGGCGATGATCGGCGACGGTGTGAATGACGCACCGGCCATGGCGCGGGCGCATTATGCCATCGCCATGGGCGCTGTCGGATCGGATGCCGCGATCGAGACGGCCGACATCGCGCTGATGACCGACGACATCGGCAAGGTACCCTGGCTTATCGGCCATTCGCGCCGTGCCATGACGATCATCCACCAGAATATCGGCATATCGCTGGCGACCAAGGCGCTGTTCGTCGGGCTGACCGCGTTCGGTATGGCCTCAATGTGGGGCGCCATTGCTGCGGATGTAGGCGTGTCTCTGCTGGTGGTCGCCAACGCACTTCGGCTCCTGAACGGCCATCAGGTTGAGGCCGGGCCTTCAGGCGGAGAACCGGTGGGCGAGCAGATGGCGAAAGGAGCACTGGCGCACGGTCATTGA
- a CDS encoding L,D-transpeptidase, translating into MLTRRHFIQTTTALFSASISSPLLADTWPTDAQKAAWDAQVTPPGYDPATSNPWGLHPRFLPQRVLAKDGLVPGDIHVDAVARYLYHIEEGGTAMRYGVAIARGKLYEPGTYTIKRKVRWPHWQPTQNMIDRDPELYADIADGMEPGPENALGSRALYLFVGDRDTYLRIHGTPYPRSIGGRASSGCVRMVMAHINDLYPNVEIGSTAFLYSAEDSVTPRS; encoded by the coding sequence ATGCTGACAAGACGACATTTCATCCAGACGACCACCGCGCTGTTTTCGGCATCGATATCCAGCCCGCTCCTTGCAGACACGTGGCCTACCGATGCGCAGAAGGCAGCTTGGGACGCACAGGTTACACCTCCCGGCTACGACCCGGCCACGTCCAACCCTTGGGGCCTTCACCCTCGCTTCCTGCCACAGCGGGTCCTCGCGAAGGACGGACTTGTACCCGGTGATATCCATGTCGATGCTGTTGCGCGCTATCTCTACCACATCGAAGAAGGCGGCACGGCGATGCGCTATGGCGTGGCGATCGCGCGCGGTAAACTTTACGAACCGGGCACCTATACGATCAAGCGCAAGGTCAGGTGGCCGCATTGGCAGCCGACACAAAACATGATCGACCGCGACCCAGAGCTTTACGCCGATATCGCTGACGGTATGGAACCCGGACCTGAAAACGCGCTCGGATCGCGAGCCCTCTATCTCTTCGTCGGCGACCGAGACACCTATCTAAGGATTCACGGGACACCGTATCCAAGAAGCATTGGCGGCCGTGCGAGTTCCGGCTGCGTCCGAATGGTCATGGCACACATCAATGATCTCTATCCCAACGTCGAGATTGGCTCGACGGCATTCCTGTACTCGGCGGAAGACAGCGTCACCCCGAGAAGTTGA
- the lnt gene encoding apolipoprotein N-acyltransferase has translation MKPGLPQFVSEDLNLFQRMGLALAAGGLTVLTLPPFSWLIAVPVAFSVLFIVLRNISTSRAFLVGWAFGLGQFGIGISWIAESFYVDAERFGALAIPAVAGLSAGLAIFPGMAAMLFAAIMQRRAVGGIAAGLLFATCWVATEWLRGHVLTGYPWNLAAYALVDYAALRQPAAWVGSYGLGFLTVFIGILPGVLTVAAPKRRAPVLVLFAVAVAGFWVGGALRSGQDMPPTDVALRIVQGNVPQVEKWVPGSRQRTLEKYLGLSAQPGRFDLLLWPETAFPGFLDEDAAARARISAALPDGRILLTGAPDRVEGDGGTRYFNTVQAYDGSGEVLTGYAKHHLVPFGEYVPLKGWLPIERLTEGLGDFTPGPGPRTLAIPGAPLVAVAICYEIIFPGHVVDDLFRPDWIFNATNDAWFGTSIGPEQHLASARMRAVEEGLPVVRAANTGISAIIDANGNVVARLDTGETGTIDAGLPGARTPTPYARFGDWTLLVLVFGCWVFGWLASLLGRDPDARHFGTEVS, from the coding sequence ATGAAGCCGGGATTGCCGCAGTTCGTTAGTGAGGACCTGAACCTGTTCCAGCGCATGGGTCTTGCCCTTGCTGCCGGCGGATTGACGGTTTTGACTCTTCCGCCGTTTTCTTGGCTCATCGCGGTCCCTGTCGCCTTCTCCGTGCTCTTTATCGTTCTCCGGAACATCTCAACCTCGCGCGCTTTCCTTGTCGGTTGGGCTTTCGGACTGGGCCAATTCGGGATTGGAATTTCCTGGATCGCCGAGAGCTTTTACGTCGATGCCGAACGTTTCGGCGCACTGGCGATTCCGGCGGTCGCGGGTCTGTCCGCCGGACTTGCCATCTTCCCGGGCATGGCGGCGATGCTTTTTGCCGCCATCATGCAGCGCCGAGCTGTCGGCGGCATTGCGGCGGGCCTGCTGTTTGCAACCTGCTGGGTGGCCACGGAATGGCTGCGGGGTCATGTCCTGACAGGGTATCCCTGGAACCTTGCCGCTTATGCCCTTGTCGACTATGCCGCCCTGCGCCAACCCGCCGCCTGGGTCGGAAGCTACGGTTTGGGCTTTCTCACGGTCTTCATCGGCATATTGCCAGGTGTGTTGACTGTGGCGGCGCCAAAGAGACGCGCGCCTGTTCTCGTGCTCTTCGCCGTTGCTGTGGCGGGTTTCTGGGTTGGCGGTGCGCTTCGGTCAGGGCAGGACATGCCGCCGACAGACGTTGCTTTGCGCATCGTCCAAGGCAATGTGCCACAAGTCGAGAAGTGGGTACCGGGCAGCCGCCAGCGAACCTTGGAAAAATACCTGGGCTTGTCCGCGCAACCCGGACGTTTCGATTTGCTGCTTTGGCCGGAAACGGCCTTCCCCGGCTTTCTGGACGAAGATGCTGCGGCACGCGCGCGGATATCTGCAGCTTTGCCAGACGGCAGGATCCTACTGACAGGTGCGCCTGACCGAGTGGAGGGCGATGGGGGAACCAGATATTTCAACACGGTTCAGGCCTATGACGGCAGCGGCGAGGTTCTGACGGGGTATGCAAAACATCATCTTGTTCCGTTCGGGGAATATGTGCCCCTGAAAGGCTGGCTGCCCATCGAGCGGCTGACCGAAGGGTTGGGCGATTTCACGCCGGGACCAGGGCCGCGCACGCTGGCGATCCCTGGCGCGCCTCTGGTCGCGGTGGCGATCTGTTACGAGATCATCTTTCCGGGCCACGTGGTCGATGACCTTTTCCGCCCCGACTGGATATTCAACGCCACAAATGATGCCTGGTTCGGAACCAGCATCGGACCCGAGCAGCACCTCGCCTCCGCGCGGATGCGCGCGGTCGAGGAGGGACTTCCCGTGGTCCGGGCGGCCAACACTGGGATATCCGCGATCATCGACGCCAATGGAAATGTCGTCGCGCGTCTTGATACCGGGGAAACAGGCACCATTGATGCCGGCCTGCCGGGCGCGCGTACTCCAACGCCCTATGCGCGGTTCGGCGACTGGACCTTGTTGGTTCTTGTTTTTGGGTGCTGGGTCTTCGGCTGGCTGGCCAGTTTGCTCGGACGAGATCCCGATGCGCGGCATTTTGGAACGGAGGTATCCTGA